A region of Nitrospira sp. CR1.1 DNA encodes the following proteins:
- the gcvH gene encoding glycine cleavage system protein GcvH, giving the protein MIPSNLRYHQEHEWVRAEGQQATIGISHFAQDALGDIVFIDLPKVGAKVTAGQQIGEVESTKTTSTIYTPVSGTIVKINADLKDHPEAVNADPYGKGWMAVIELTTSAEVDKLMTAAQYEEFLSKQQH; this is encoded by the coding sequence ATGATACCGTCCAATCTCCGTTACCACCAGGAACACGAATGGGTCCGCGCTGAAGGACAGCAGGCGACGATCGGCATCAGCCATTTCGCACAGGATGCGCTGGGAGATATCGTGTTCATCGATCTTCCCAAGGTGGGCGCCAAGGTGACTGCCGGTCAGCAGATCGGCGAGGTGGAGTCGACCAAAACCACGTCCACCATTTATACGCCGGTCAGCGGGACCATTGTGAAGATCAACGCCGATCTCAAGGACCATCCCGAGGCCGTCAATGCCGATCCTTATGGCAAAGGGTGGATGGCGGTGATCGAGCTCACGACTTCCGCTGAAGTGGACAAGCTCATGACGGCCGCGCAGTACGAAGAATTTTTGAGCAAGCAACAGCACTAA
- a CDS encoding tetratricopeptide repeat protein, translating to MRYTGPMRRRRQNSRSGISFLKWSWSGRRTLSADFPQVSQARRPFPGRRASLSLVMLLIALGAGCTKPPVVPVAQPIENPGIEAETRLWYQASTAFSDGRYSAAIHLYERYLTTYPKSRRANEAHWELGQSYEQMGEAAGALKEYRILAGPEGVPVSTQSVYAERALHRIEALRNQSAVPAGARSGHTALYVSFSNLPPMAQVESWVRQLSAQGVSAILMDASLESSFTRAPVPTGPPPSSPLPKLPAGALFSTSQGPVMTDWFNVMVPQAHELGISVFAVMDLFHAPLSDHRQASRMMLYDPTRRKVHPWTQFDLLAPPVQQELAHLLADLLRSGVDGMVFRARAENSFAYEVSDGVLRQFEAQVRQPSAEVAQALRERMSVRQDAGALASDKTLWRWVGWKARQELDVLARLKKYLQKAVPRLRMVLEIHPEALSNPTSALVNYGEDAAEARRRGFDLLLGGPSREASDVRTFGGAFKGWSREVIQSEKGEPQTLPQGWVLLRPPAEHGAGMFTGLAQQADELRTPDIRHLVFVPDAPAAIP from the coding sequence ATGCGGTACACGGGTCCGATGCGCCGGAGACGGCAAAATTCGAGATCGGGTATTTCTTTCCTGAAATGGAGTTGGTCGGGTAGGCGCACATTGAGCGCAGACTTTCCCCAGGTCTCGCAAGCCCGACGGCCGTTTCCTGGCCGTCGGGCATCCCTTTCGTTGGTGATGCTGCTGATCGCACTTGGTGCCGGTTGCACCAAGCCGCCCGTTGTTCCAGTTGCCCAGCCCATCGAAAATCCCGGAATCGAGGCCGAGACGCGTCTGTGGTACCAGGCCTCGACGGCCTTTTCCGACGGACGCTATTCCGCTGCGATTCATCTCTATGAACGGTATCTGACGACCTATCCGAAATCCCGGCGCGCGAATGAAGCCCATTGGGAATTGGGACAGTCGTATGAACAGATGGGTGAAGCGGCAGGAGCGTTGAAAGAGTACCGGATCTTGGCCGGTCCGGAAGGCGTCCCGGTCTCGACACAGAGTGTCTATGCTGAACGGGCGCTGCATCGTATCGAGGCCTTGCGGAATCAATCGGCCGTGCCGGCCGGCGCCAGATCCGGTCATACCGCGCTCTATGTGTCGTTCAGCAATTTGCCCCCCATGGCTCAAGTGGAGTCCTGGGTGCGTCAACTGAGCGCCCAGGGCGTCAGCGCAATTCTCATGGATGCCAGTTTGGAGTCGTCGTTTACCAGGGCGCCTGTGCCGACCGGTCCTCCCCCCAGCAGCCCCCTGCCGAAGTTACCTGCGGGCGCCTTGTTTTCGACCTCCCAGGGGCCCGTGATGACTGATTGGTTCAACGTCATGGTGCCGCAGGCGCATGAACTGGGCATTTCCGTGTTTGCCGTGATGGATTTGTTTCATGCCCCGCTTTCCGATCACCGTCAAGCATCCAGGATGATGCTGTATGATCCCACCAGGCGCAAGGTTCATCCCTGGACGCAGTTCGATCTGCTCGCCCCGCCGGTCCAGCAGGAACTGGCTCACCTGTTGGCCGATCTCCTGAGGAGCGGGGTCGATGGGATGGTGTTTCGCGCGCGGGCAGAGAACAGTTTCGCCTATGAGGTGAGTGACGGCGTGTTACGCCAGTTTGAAGCGCAAGTGCGCCAGCCGTCAGCCGAAGTGGCGCAGGCGCTCCGTGAGCGGATGAGTGTGCGTCAGGATGCGGGCGCGCTGGCCTCCGACAAAACGCTGTGGCGATGGGTTGGCTGGAAGGCTCGCCAGGAACTTGATGTGCTGGCGCGCCTCAAGAAATATTTGCAGAAAGCGGTGCCGCGGTTGCGCATGGTGCTGGAGATTCATCCGGAGGCGTTGTCGAATCCGACGTCGGCCTTGGTGAACTATGGAGAAGATGCCGCTGAGGCGCGCCGCCGGGGATTTGATTTATTGTTGGGAGGGCCGTCCCGGGAGGCGTCGGATGTGCGGACATTCGGCGGGGCGTTCAAGGGGTGGAGCCGCGAGGTGATTCAATCCGAGAAAGGGGAGCCGCAAACCCTTCCGCAAGGCTGGGTGTTACTGCGGCCGCCGGCCGAGCACGGCGCCGGCATGTTTACGGGGCTGGCTCAGCAGGCGGATGAATTGCGGACGCCGGACATTCGCCATCTGGTGTTTGTGCCGGACGCGCCGGCAGCGATTCCTTGA
- a CDS encoding nucleoside-diphosphate kinase has product MSERTLAIIKPDAVKKDAIGDIIHRYEKAGLKPVAMRLMHLTKATAQGFYAVHKARPFFDSLCTFMSSGPCVVLVLQGDNAVKKNRELMGATDPAKAENGTIRAAHGANIEFNAVHGSDAPETAKFEIGYFFPEMELVG; this is encoded by the coding sequence ATGAGTGAACGAACCCTTGCCATCATCAAGCCGGACGCCGTGAAAAAGGATGCCATCGGCGACATTATTCATCGATATGAAAAGGCGGGGTTGAAGCCGGTCGCCATGCGTCTGATGCACCTGACCAAAGCCACGGCGCAAGGGTTTTATGCCGTTCATAAGGCGCGCCCCTTCTTTGACAGCCTGTGTACGTTCATGTCTTCTGGGCCTTGTGTCGTGTTGGTCCTCCAAGGCGACAATGCGGTGAAAAAGAATCGCGAACTGATGGGCGCGACCGATCCCGCGAAGGCGGAAAATGGAACCATCCGCGCGGCCCATGGCGCAAACATCGAATTTAATGCGGTACACGGGTCCGATGCGCCGGAGACGGCAAAATTCGAGATCGGGTATTTCTTTCCTGAAATGGAGTTGGTCGGGTAG
- the mtnA gene encoding S-methyl-5-thioribose-1-phosphate isomerase: MVPTVEWKDGAVRLLDQSRLPSQVEFLECRDYRAVAQAIRELKVRGAPAIGVTAAMGVALGAQSLNVDDYHAFVKQVEEICDHLAASRPTAVNLFWAIARMKDTLASLKGKTIAEIKRELIRESQTILDEDIALCKVMGRHGATVLQDGQTVLTHCNAGALATAGYGTALGVIRAAWEEGKHIRVIADETRPVLQGARLTAWELMQDKIPVTLITDNMAGSLMRQGKIQVCVVGADRIAANGDVANKIGTYSVAVLARAHGIPFYVAAPYSTIDLATKTGADIPIEERNPLEVTSIHGSHPVAPTGVAVYNPAFDVTPAELITGIITERGIFKPGELAGAFGPDRAAKKSGIVS; this comes from the coding sequence ATGGTGCCCACTGTCGAGTGGAAAGATGGAGCGGTTCGGCTCTTGGATCAAAGCCGACTTCCGTCCCAGGTCGAATTTCTCGAATGTCGTGACTATCGTGCGGTCGCGCAGGCCATTCGGGAATTGAAGGTGCGCGGCGCTCCTGCAATCGGTGTGACCGCCGCGATGGGCGTCGCCCTCGGCGCGCAGAGTCTGAACGTCGACGACTATCACGCGTTTGTGAAACAGGTCGAAGAGATTTGCGATCATCTGGCCGCCTCGCGACCGACGGCTGTAAACTTATTCTGGGCGATAGCCCGCATGAAGGACACACTGGCGTCCCTCAAAGGGAAGACAATTGCGGAGATCAAGCGTGAGTTGATCCGGGAATCGCAAACCATTCTCGACGAAGACATCGCGCTCTGCAAGGTCATGGGCCGGCATGGTGCGACCGTGCTTCAAGATGGACAGACGGTCTTGACCCACTGCAATGCGGGCGCGTTAGCGACGGCCGGATACGGAACCGCGCTTGGCGTGATCCGTGCTGCATGGGAGGAGGGAAAACACATTCGCGTCATTGCTGACGAAACCAGGCCGGTCCTGCAGGGAGCGCGGTTGACCGCCTGGGAACTCATGCAGGACAAGATTCCGGTGACGTTGATTACGGACAATATGGCGGGTAGCCTCATGCGCCAGGGGAAGATTCAGGTCTGTGTCGTCGGTGCGGATCGTATCGCCGCCAACGGCGATGTGGCCAACAAGATCGGCACGTATTCAGTTGCAGTCCTGGCCCGGGCGCATGGGATCCCCTTTTATGTTGCCGCGCCGTACAGCACGATTGATCTGGCCACCAAGACCGGAGCCGATATTCCCATCGAAGAACGGAACCCGCTCGAAGTGACGTCCATCCACGGCAGCCATCCTGTGGCTCCGACCGGCGTGGCCGTGTACAATCCGGCGTTCGACGTGACCCCGGCCGAGTTGATCACCGGCATCATCACCGAGCGGGGCATCTTCAAGCCAGGAGAACTCGCCGGTGCATTCGGGCCGGACCGGGCTGCGAAGAAGTCCGGCATCGTCTCCTGA
- a CDS encoding glycosyltransferase: protein MMANRLLFLAPAPPSDHQGGGALRMLHLLRFLGSRFQVDLIAPAVDGWEEAQRVLQSVCSETTFVPSQGPGLLDRIGRVSPYGKDRALASVVRERLASGVYGAVHVEKLGMIPSLPPQTAVPVVLDIWSYGLPSPLRILRSGGGPTGRPKQLVRRFKLGMYDRWCWPLTYCVTVVSEEDRIRCEGAHPGQRVVVVPNGVDCQAIRPKPDHAMTSPVLLFTGDMGLEANVEAATVLATEVFPAIRREFPKAELRLVGRNPDPRVVRLAGQGIMVTGAVPDMQLHLRAATIYVAPHFSGSGTRTKLLEAMAAGLPIITTSLGMEGMKVQPGRDLLVADQPADMIESIHTLLASQPDRERFAQAARHMAEIWYDWSRCLWPLEPLYQNLLTPKAVAC, encoded by the coding sequence ATGATGGCGAATCGATTGTTATTTCTGGCCCCGGCGCCACCCTCCGATCATCAGGGCGGAGGCGCCTTGCGGATGCTGCATCTGCTCCGTTTCCTGGGGAGCCGGTTTCAGGTGGACCTGATCGCCCCGGCGGTTGATGGCTGGGAGGAGGCCCAACGCGTGTTGCAGAGCGTCTGTTCGGAGACAACCTTCGTCCCGTCTCAAGGGCCTGGCTTACTGGATCGCATCGGCCGGGTCAGCCCCTACGGAAAAGATCGGGCGTTGGCTTCGGTGGTGCGCGAGCGCTTGGCAAGCGGCGTCTATGGCGCGGTCCATGTCGAAAAACTTGGGATGATTCCTTCTTTGCCGCCACAGACGGCGGTCCCGGTGGTGTTGGATATTTGGTCTTATGGCCTGCCCAGCCCGCTCCGAATACTCAGGAGCGGCGGCGGACCCACCGGTCGGCCGAAGCAATTGGTGCGTCGGTTCAAGCTGGGAATGTATGACCGTTGGTGTTGGCCCCTGACCTATTGTGTCACCGTCGTCTCAGAGGAAGACCGCATTCGTTGTGAAGGCGCGCATCCGGGGCAGCGTGTGGTGGTCGTGCCCAACGGTGTCGATTGTCAGGCGATTCGCCCGAAACCCGATCATGCCATGACCTCGCCCGTGCTGCTCTTCACGGGCGACATGGGCCTTGAGGCGAATGTGGAGGCCGCAACCGTTCTAGCCACGGAGGTGTTCCCCGCCATTCGCCGGGAATTTCCCAAGGCGGAACTCCGTCTGGTGGGAAGAAACCCGGATCCCCGGGTGGTTCGATTGGCCGGTCAGGGCATCATGGTCACCGGCGCCGTTCCCGACATGCAGCTCCATCTGCGGGCCGCGACGATCTATGTTGCGCCACATTTCTCCGGCTCCGGCACGCGCACGAAACTGTTGGAAGCGATGGCGGCGGGGTTGCCGATCATCACGACCTCTCTCGGGATGGAGGGCATGAAAGTACAACCAGGCCGTGATTTGCTCGTGGCTGATCAGCCGGCCGACATGATTGAATCGATTCACACGTTACTCGCGAGTCAACCGGATCGGGAGCGTTTTGCACAGGCCGCCCGCCATATGGCCGAGATCTGGTACGACTGGAGTCGCTGTCTCTGGCCGTTAGAGCCGCTCTATCAGAATCTTCTCACACCGAAAGCCGTGGCTTGTTAA
- a CDS encoding DNA internalization-related competence protein ComEC/Rec2, translated as MLPSLTITFILGIVLGSYLLFFPHSIATLLIASTVAAGLAERKRLLTLRQSSLLLACLFGGCLYWTVFAWLTPHVPVPDRPGAFPSSLVGTIVESVRHAPGRLTALVQVTSSDDPDLATPLCLRLTWRNPDRDLQRGLQIRIRTHVHAPSGTLNPRGFDYAAYLDAQGVDAVGSVSGAGAVEVLDAGGGLTSYPLSSRIDAWRSLVRNAADTLPQPAHGLFLSLTIGEQGFLSPEVREWFMTTGTVHILSISGSHLGLIALLSFALVRKACLLLPSMLLLSLSRWLIPSRLAAVLTLVPVLGYTMLAGAEMATIRSAIMIIVGLWTVWLGTPQYLLHALAAAAGLTLLVHPAALYDISFQLSYVSVWVLALALQREMHADELPPPAKEITGRTLYWLRESMRLTAWVTLATLPLVACYFNQVSWMGLFANLLMVPFVGFILLPVSLLSAVWVIVSQDSTLPGAGLIEVLGQGVIASTQWLAGLPGAEWFVAAPTVPMMALFYILCWAMLTDRPAHASPLVKRAMAAGMACLVLWWLWSPRPFSREGQVQVTFLDVGQGDSAVIELPKGEVLLIDGGATYERFDMGRSVVAPFLWNRGIRAIDHVIATHPQLDHAGGLAWILAHFQVENFWTNGVTRNEEFWQKIERTLAKRHLQATVAEQGRRIVEGADCDMAVLNPPAGRDAPAAGKQPSLNNVSVVTELTCGHQRMLFTGDIEREALARMTQSGHLSHVNLLKVPHHGALSSLDREWLNTVQPDIAVVSAGRRNPYGHPAGEVLTAYQSVQAQMLRTDQDGAVWAELDLAQQHLTMQSARKWQLQPALMSVPLWTIEQENLRRLWRRWNWG; from the coding sequence ATGCTGCCGTCACTGACGATCACCTTCATCCTCGGAATCGTCCTCGGCTCGTACCTCCTATTTTTCCCTCACAGCATTGCGACGCTCCTCATCGCCTCGACCGTTGCGGCTGGGCTAGCCGAGCGGAAAAGGCTGCTCACATTGCGGCAAAGTAGTCTGTTGCTGGCTTGTCTGTTCGGCGGCTGTCTGTATTGGACAGTGTTCGCGTGGTTGACCCCGCATGTTCCGGTGCCGGACCGTCCCGGCGCCTTTCCCTCTAGCCTTGTCGGAACCATCGTCGAATCGGTTCGTCATGCCCCCGGCCGACTGACCGCGCTCGTGCAGGTGACCAGCAGCGACGATCCCGACCTCGCCACGCCGTTGTGCCTGCGTCTGACCTGGCGTAACCCTGATCGCGACCTTCAACGCGGCCTGCAGATCCGCATACGAACCCATGTGCACGCCCCGTCGGGGACCTTGAATCCGAGAGGATTTGACTACGCCGCGTACCTGGATGCGCAGGGTGTGGATGCCGTGGGCTCGGTGTCCGGCGCCGGCGCCGTTGAGGTGCTTGATGCAGGTGGAGGGCTGACGTCGTATCCGCTTTCATCACGGATCGACGCATGGCGCAGCCTGGTACGAAATGCAGCCGATACGTTACCTCAGCCGGCTCATGGCCTGTTCCTCAGCTTGACCATCGGGGAGCAGGGTTTCCTTTCGCCGGAAGTCCGCGAGTGGTTCATGACGACCGGAACGGTGCACATACTCTCCATCTCCGGATCCCATCTCGGGCTCATCGCATTGTTGTCCTTCGCCCTGGTCAGGAAAGCCTGCCTCCTGCTTCCTTCCATGCTTCTCTTGAGTCTTTCACGATGGCTGATACCAAGCAGGCTGGCGGCCGTACTCACACTGGTGCCGGTGTTGGGGTACACCATGCTGGCAGGGGCGGAAATGGCGACGATTCGTTCGGCTATCATGATCATTGTCGGTCTCTGGACCGTATGGCTTGGCACACCGCAGTATCTTCTCCACGCCTTGGCCGCGGCAGCCGGGTTGACGCTCCTGGTACACCCTGCCGCCCTGTATGATATTTCCTTTCAACTCTCGTATGTTTCCGTGTGGGTGCTGGCATTGGCACTGCAACGGGAAATGCACGCAGACGAATTACCACCGCCCGCGAAAGAGATCACCGGACGAACGCTCTATTGGCTACGGGAGTCTATGCGGCTGACGGCCTGGGTGACGCTGGCAACCCTGCCGTTGGTGGCCTGCTATTTCAATCAAGTGTCCTGGATGGGGCTGTTCGCAAATCTGCTCATGGTGCCCTTCGTAGGGTTCATTCTGTTGCCGGTCAGTTTGCTGTCCGCCGTCTGGGTCATTGTCTCGCAGGACAGTACGCTTCCCGGGGCCGGACTCATTGAAGTACTTGGTCAGGGAGTGATTGCCTCGACGCAGTGGCTGGCCGGCCTGCCCGGGGCGGAATGGTTTGTGGCCGCGCCGACTGTTCCCATGATGGCGCTGTTCTACATTCTGTGCTGGGCCATGCTGACGGATCGGCCGGCGCACGCATCCCCATTGGTGAAACGCGCGATGGCGGCGGGCATGGCCTGTCTCGTTCTCTGGTGGTTGTGGTCTCCGCGCCCGTTCAGCCGGGAGGGACAGGTGCAGGTGACGTTTCTCGACGTGGGCCAGGGAGACAGTGCTGTGATTGAATTGCCGAAAGGGGAGGTGCTGCTCATCGATGGCGGCGCGACCTATGAGCGGTTTGACATGGGGCGGAGTGTTGTGGCGCCCTTCCTCTGGAATCGCGGCATTCGCGCCATCGATCATGTCATCGCGACACATCCTCAATTGGACCATGCAGGAGGACTGGCCTGGATACTGGCGCATTTCCAGGTTGAGAATTTCTGGACCAATGGCGTCACGCGGAACGAAGAGTTCTGGCAGAAAATCGAACGGACTCTGGCAAAGCGGCACCTCCAGGCGACGGTGGCTGAGCAGGGGCGACGAATCGTGGAGGGCGCAGACTGCGACATGGCCGTACTCAACCCGCCGGCAGGCCGTGACGCGCCCGCGGCGGGGAAGCAGCCATCATTGAACAATGTGTCGGTCGTGACCGAACTCACTTGTGGTCACCAACGGATGTTGTTTACGGGGGATATCGAACGGGAGGCCTTGGCGCGGATGACGCAATCCGGTCATCTGAGCCACGTCAATCTGCTTAAAGTCCCACATCATGGGGCGCTGAGTTCGCTGGATCGTGAATGGCTGAACACCGTTCAACCGGACATAGCCGTGGTGTCGGCCGGGCGTCGCAATCCCTATGGCCATCCAGCTGGAGAAGTGCTAACTGCTTATCAGTCCGTCCAGGCACAAATGTTGAGAACGGATCAGGACGGCGCTGTCTGGGCCGAGCTTGACCTGGCTCAACAGCACCTGACCATGCAGAGCGCCAGAAAGTGGCAGCTTCAACCGGCGCTGATGTCGGTTCCCCTGTGGACAATCGAGCAGGAGAATCTTCGTCGCCTGTGGCGTCGTTGGAATTGGGGCTAG
- a CDS encoding phosphoglucosamine mutase has product MRKLFGTDGVRGVANLEPMTSEIAMQLGRAAAHIFMRRAGRHQVVIGKDTRLSGYMLESALTSGICSMGVDVLLVGPLPTPAIAFLTRSLRADAGVVISASHNPYQDNGIKFFSNQGFKLPDELEARIEQLIISDEIKHLRPTADAIGKAYRIGDAEGRYIEFVKRSLPRDLDFQGIKLVVDCANGAAYKVAPAVLRELGADIEVIANTPDGMNINDHCGAVHPERLQEAVRRHGAHIGIALDGDADRAIFVCEQGHIVDGDHVMAALGLDLHGQGRLASRTVVGTVMSNFGLELAMKKAGIQLMRTPVGDRYLMERMLADGYNFGGEQSGHFIFLDHNTTGDGLISALQILSLMKRTRKPLSELAKAMTAVPQILLNVKVKHKPDLNQIPDIQQAIKTAEATLNGSGRVLVRYSGTEALLRIMVEGERDSTIREVADHLADIVRARIG; this is encoded by the coding sequence ATGCGTAAATTGTTCGGCACAGACGGCGTTCGCGGGGTTGCGAACCTTGAGCCCATGACCAGCGAAATCGCCATGCAACTCGGCCGTGCGGCCGCCCATATATTCATGCGGCGGGCGGGCAGGCATCAGGTCGTGATCGGAAAAGACACGCGTTTGTCCGGGTACATGCTGGAATCGGCTTTGACCTCCGGTATCTGCTCGATGGGGGTCGACGTGCTGCTCGTGGGGCCCTTGCCGACCCCTGCCATCGCGTTTCTCACCCGAAGTTTACGCGCAGATGCGGGTGTGGTGATTTCCGCCTCGCACAATCCGTATCAGGATAACGGGATTAAGTTTTTCTCCAACCAAGGCTTCAAATTGCCGGATGAGTTGGAAGCGCGCATCGAACAGTTGATCATTTCCGACGAGATCAAACATCTCCGACCGACGGCGGATGCGATCGGAAAGGCCTATCGCATCGGTGATGCCGAGGGGCGGTATATTGAATTCGTGAAACGGTCGCTTCCCAGGGATCTCGATTTTCAAGGGATTAAATTAGTGGTGGACTGCGCCAACGGCGCGGCCTACAAGGTGGCTCCCGCTGTGCTGCGTGAGCTGGGTGCCGACATTGAAGTCATCGCGAATACTCCTGACGGGATGAACATCAATGATCACTGCGGCGCCGTGCATCCGGAACGGCTGCAGGAGGCGGTGCGTCGGCATGGCGCGCACATTGGCATCGCGCTCGACGGCGATGCCGATCGAGCGATCTTCGTTTGTGAGCAGGGCCACATTGTGGACGGAGATCACGTGATGGCCGCGCTGGGACTCGACTTGCACGGGCAGGGCCGGCTCGCCTCTAGGACGGTCGTGGGAACCGTGATGAGCAATTTCGGGTTGGAGCTTGCCATGAAGAAAGCCGGGATCCAGCTGATGCGAACGCCGGTGGGGGACCGGTACCTCATGGAGCGGATGCTGGCGGACGGATATAACTTCGGCGGCGAGCAATCCGGTCACTTTATTTTCCTGGACCATAACACCACCGGCGACGGATTGATTTCGGCATTGCAGATCCTCTCCTTGATGAAACGTACAAGGAAGCCGCTATCCGAACTCGCGAAGGCGATGACTGCCGTGCCGCAGATCCTGCTGAACGTCAAAGTGAAACATAAGCCGGACTTGAACCAGATTCCTGATATCCAGCAGGCCATCAAAACTGCGGAAGCCACCCTGAATGGAAGTGGCCGTGTGTTGGTGCGGTATTCCGGCACCGAAGCGCTGTTGCGAATCATGGTTGAAGGCGAACGGGATTCGACCATTCGTGAGGTCGCCGATCACCTTGCGGATATCGTTCGAGCTCGTATCGGGTAG
- the folP gene encoding dihydropteroate synthase translates to MGVLNVTPDSFSDGGAYVTIEQAVNHARQMQAQGADIIDIGAESSRPGAQPIAESEELRRLIPVVEAVREAVSLPISVDTTKAVVARMAIQAGAVIVNDISALQGDPLMAGLVAETGVAVVLMHMQGTPQTMQQSPRYGNVVEEVTVFLQQRAQHALARGIRPSQIVLDPGFGFGKLQEHNLHMLAEFEAFTKLGYPVLAGVSRKQFIGNLTRQPVHDREFGNAGAIAVAVLKGAHIIRVHDVRAMKDTATVVSAISRHARSSVEVSNA, encoded by the coding sequence ATGGGTGTCCTCAATGTCACCCCTGACTCATTTTCCGATGGGGGGGCCTACGTTACGATTGAACAGGCGGTGAATCATGCCAGGCAAATGCAGGCCCAAGGGGCCGATATCATCGACATCGGTGCCGAGTCTTCGCGGCCAGGCGCACAACCGATCGCCGAGAGCGAGGAGTTGCGGCGGTTAATTCCCGTCGTGGAAGCAGTGCGGGAGGCTGTTTCTCTTCCCATTTCAGTCGATACGACGAAGGCCGTCGTTGCCCGAATGGCTATCCAGGCCGGCGCGGTCATTGTGAATGATATCAGCGCCTTACAGGGAGACCCGTTGATGGCGGGGCTGGTGGCCGAGACCGGGGTCGCAGTGGTGTTGATGCATATGCAGGGGACGCCGCAGACGATGCAACAGTCACCACGGTATGGGAATGTGGTGGAAGAGGTAACGGTATTTCTGCAGCAGCGGGCTCAGCACGCCCTCGCTCGCGGTATCCGGCCAAGTCAAATCGTCCTTGACCCGGGCTTCGGTTTTGGTAAGCTCCAAGAGCATAACCTTCACATGCTTGCGGAGTTCGAGGCGTTCACGAAATTGGGGTATCCGGTATTGGCCGGGGTATCCCGTAAACAGTTTATCGGGAATCTGACCCGGCAACCGGTTCACGACCGGGAGTTCGGTAATGCCGGAGCCATTGCGGTGGCTGTGTTGAAAGGCGCCCACATTATTCGTGTGCATGACGTTCGAGCGATGAAAGATACGGCCACTGTCGTGTCAGCCATTTCCCGTCACGCGCGTTCTTCTGTAGAGGTATCCAATGCGTAA